The following coding sequences are from one Rhodothermia bacterium window:
- a CDS encoding DUF3467 domain-containing protein translates to MQEQTDEGLNIELDEQTAEGIYSNLVMIAHSPEEFILDFIRMMPGVPKAKVKSRIIMTPQHAKRFLGAMEENIDKYESVYGPISEGHQFDGEIHFQFPGGEA, encoded by the coding sequence ATGCAAGAACAAACAGATGAAGGTTTGAATATCGAGTTGGACGAACAAACCGCCGAGGGCATTTATTCCAACCTTGTCATGATTGCACATTCGCCCGAAGAGTTCATCCTTGATTTTATCCGGATGATGCCCGGTGTTCCGAAAGCGAAAGTAAAGAGCCGGATCATCATGACGCCACAGCACGCCAAACGATTCTTGGGTGCGATGGAGGAAAATATAGACAAATACGAATCGGTTTATGGCCCAATTTCAGAAGGACACCAGTTTGACGGGGAAATCCACTTCCAATTTCCCGGAGGAGAAGCATGA